The following coding sequences are from one Triticum aestivum cultivar Chinese Spring chromosome 5A, IWGSC CS RefSeq v2.1, whole genome shotgun sequence window:
- the LOC123108511 gene encoding germin-like protein 8-11 translates to MASSSSFLLLAALLALVSWQATASDPSPLQDFCVADMNSPVRVNGFVCKNPMEVNADDFFKAANLDKPRVPNKVGSNVTLINVMQIAGLNTLGISIARIDYAPLGQNPPHTHPRATEILTVLEGTLYVGFVTSNQPAPNKNKFFSKVLNKGDVFVFPVGLIHFQFNPNPHLPAVAIAALSSQNPGAITIANAVFGSDPPISDDVLAKAFQVEKNTIDYLQAQFWENNHY, encoded by the exons ATGGCATCCTCCTCTTCCTTTCTCCTCCTTGCTGCACTTCTTGCGTTAGTCTCATGGCAGGCCACTGCTTCTGATCCTAGCCCACTCCAGGACTTTTGTGTCGCCGACATGAATTCACCAG TCCGTGTCAATGGGTTTGTTTGCAAGAACCCGATGGAGGTCAATGCAGATGACTTCTTCAAGGCGGCCAACCTCGACAAGCCTAGGGTGCCCAACAAGGTTGGATCCAACGTCACTTTGATCAACGTCATGCAGATTGCTGGACTGAACACCCTCGGCATATCAATTGCGCGCATCGACTATGCTCCCTTGGGCCAAAACCCACCACATACGCACCCTCGCGCCACTGAGATCCTCACGGTGCTCGAGGGAACACTGTACGTTGGCTTTGTGACATCCAACCAGCCCGCCCCCAACAAAAACAAGTTCTTCTCCAAGGTGCTCAACAAAGGTGATGTGTTTGTCTTCCCCGTGGGGCTCATCCACTTCCAATTCAACCCCAACCCCCACCTGCCTGCTGTTGCAATTGCCGCGCTAAGCAGCCAGAACCCAGGGGCTATCACAATTGCCAATGCAGTGTTTGGGTCAGACCCACCAATATCAGATGATGTTCTTGCCAAGGCATTTCAGGTGGAAAAGAACACAATAGACTATCTCCAGGCTCAGTTCTGGGAGAACAACCACTACTAA